From Candidatus Zymogenaceae bacterium, the proteins below share one genomic window:
- a CDS encoding TatD family hydrolase, whose amino-acid sequence MLIDSHAHLDMYAAGSERDGVIERARNAGLSAIVTVGIDPDSSTESVRIAEANDDIFTIIGVHPHDAKKVDDHVLDGIRKLAQNKKVVGIGETGLDFFRNLSPQAVQMKIFSDFLHLSGELNLPVIIHDRDAHEAVLDYLTAYKNSYVPGIIHCFSGDWKYAKICMDLGFYISIAGPVTFPKAKTLHGVVKKLPADRILLETDSPFLTPAPHRGKQNEPAYVVHTAKAVAELRGEDVEKVYAETTRNVRDVLGLDTLTKDDAETAQ is encoded by the coding sequence ATGCTCATCGACTCCCACGCCCATCTGGACATGTACGCGGCCGGGAGCGAGCGGGACGGGGTGATCGAACGGGCCCGGAACGCGGGGCTTTCGGCCATCGTCACCGTCGGCATCGATCCTGACTCCTCCACGGAATCGGTGCGCATTGCGGAAGCCAACGATGACATCTTCACCATCATCGGGGTCCATCCCCACGATGCGAAGAAGGTGGATGATCACGTCCTTGACGGCATACGAAAGCTCGCACAGAATAAGAAGGTGGTGGGCATCGGCGAGACCGGGCTTGATTTTTTCCGGAACCTGTCGCCCCAGGCCGTGCAGATGAAGATATTTTCCGATTTTCTTCACCTCTCCGGCGAGCTGAACCTACCGGTGATCATCCACGACCGGGACGCCCACGAGGCGGTGCTGGACTATCTCACCGCGTACAAAAATTCATACGTGCCGGGGATCATTCACTGTTTTTCCGGGGACTGGAAATACGCGAAGATCTGCATGGACCTCGGGTTTTACATCTCGATCGCCGGCCCGGTGACGTTTCCCAAGGCGAAGACGCTGCATGGGGTGGTCAAGAAGCTCCCCGCCGACCGCATCCTCCTGGAGACCGACAGCCCCTTTCTGACCCCGGCGCCCCACCGGGGCAAGCAGAACGAGCCGGCGTATGTCGTCCACACCGCGAAGGCCGTGGCGGAGCTCCGGGGGGAGGACGTCGAGAAGGTATATGCAGAGACGACCCGAAACGTCCGGGACGTCCTCGGTCTCGATACTCTCACGAAGGACGACGCCGAAACCGCTCAGTAA
- a CDS encoding DNA-3-methyladenine glycosylase I, whose amino-acid sequence MGEYLAPYHDTEWGAFTMDDRAHFEHLSLEGFQSGLSWTTILKKRGHLNRIFADFDPAAVAEFDENSVEKILQDPGGIRNRRKVNSVLNNARRVLEIQEREGSFGGFLFEAFGGKVVVNRFTKDSEIPPHTEKSTRLAKILKKEGFSFVGPTTVYAHLQSMGFVNDHLTSCFRRQMIIDALTVPWTET is encoded by the coding sequence ATGGGGGAATACCTCGCCCCCTACCACGATACCGAGTGGGGGGCCTTTACCATGGATGATCGGGCGCATTTCGAGCACCTGAGCCTGGAGGGGTTTCAATCCGGCCTGAGCTGGACGACGATCCTGAAAAAGCGGGGTCATCTCAATAGAATCTTCGCCGACTTCGACCCGGCGGCCGTGGCGGAATTCGACGAAAATAGTGTTGAGAAGATTCTCCAGGATCCCGGCGGCATTCGAAACCGACGGAAGGTCAACTCCGTGCTGAACAACGCCCGGAGAGTGCTTGAGATTCAAGAGCGGGAGGGCTCCTTCGGCGGCTTCCTTTTCGAGGCATTCGGGGGGAAGGTCGTGGTCAACCGCTTCACGAAGGACTCGGAGATTCCCCCCCACACTGAAAAATCCACGCGGCTTGCGAAAATCCTCAAGAAGGAGGGCTTTTCCTTCGTCGGCCCCACCACCGTCTACGCCCACCTCCAGTCGATGGGATTCGTCAACGATCACCTGACAAGCTGTTTTCGCAGACAGATGATCATCGACGCTCTGACCGTCCCCTGGACCGAGACATGA
- a CDS encoding cellulase family glycosylhydrolase produces MRNVRFFGSMFACAIILLGAVFFCPKTYAGDVFRLWSGDTMLRGANIHLRRVYPELDGTEYMGGGPIGPPFTQADFDRLSALGANYVNISHPGIYTETPPYEPDPAMVEHLDGLIEMAKKADLFVVVSFRTGPGRSEFTFYYGDEGWFPASYINNSVWDDPEAQEGWAAMWRYTAERYRDNPVIAGFDLMVEPNINEVYDIWEPEEFYARFKGTSVDWNRMYPPIVSAIREVDPTVPILVGGMSYSAVEWLPWLVPMDDPHIVYTVHQYAPFEYTHQGKRKNILYPGSLDTDWDGTKEDFSREWIDTLMDTVRRYQSDHNVAVAVNEFGVVRWVPGGAAFLSDQMDVFESMGMNHAIWAWHAAWEPYADNDDFNFLFGPDPSCHIENPGNELISVITSFWEKNSVRPSTFR; encoded by the coding sequence ATGCGTAACGTTCGTTTTTTTGGGAGCATGTTCGCCTGTGCGATAATCCTTTTGGGCGCCGTGTTCTTCTGCCCAAAAACCTACGCCGGAGACGTCTTCCGCCTCTGGAGCGGGGATACAATGCTCCGGGGTGCAAACATTCATCTCCGCAGGGTTTACCCGGAGCTGGACGGCACAGAATATATGGGAGGCGGCCCCATCGGCCCGCCCTTTACCCAGGCGGATTTCGATCGTCTATCGGCCCTGGGGGCAAATTACGTCAACATCTCCCACCCGGGGATTTATACGGAAACGCCCCCCTACGAACCCGATCCCGCGATGGTGGAACACCTGGATGGACTCATTGAGATGGCAAAAAAGGCGGACCTCTTCGTGGTCGTCAGTTTTCGCACCGGCCCCGGCAGGAGCGAGTTCACATTCTACTACGGCGACGAGGGGTGGTTTCCCGCATCATATATCAACAACAGCGTCTGGGACGATCCCGAAGCACAGGAAGGATGGGCCGCAATGTGGCGTTACACCGCCGAGCGCTACCGGGACAATCCGGTTATTGCGGGCTTTGACCTGATGGTGGAGCCGAACATCAACGAGGTGTATGATATCTGGGAGCCGGAGGAATTCTACGCCCGGTTCAAGGGCACATCCGTGGACTGGAACCGGATGTATCCGCCCATCGTCTCGGCCATCCGGGAGGTCGATCCGACAGTCCCGATCCTGGTGGGGGGAATGTCCTACAGCGCCGTCGAATGGCTCCCCTGGCTTGTGCCGATGGACGATCCCCATATCGTCTACACCGTCCATCAATACGCCCCCTTTGAATATACCCACCAGGGAAAGCGAAAGAATATCCTCTATCCCGGCTCCCTGGATACGGACTGGGACGGGACGAAGGAGGACTTCAGCCGGGAGTGGATCGACACCCTCATGGACACCGTGCGGCGATACCAGAGCGATCATAATGTTGCGGTCGCGGTCAATGAGTTCGGCGTGGTCCGCTGGGTCCCCGGCGGGGCGGCGTTCCTGTCCGACCAGATGGATGTCTTCGAATCGATGGGGATGAACCACGCGATCTGGGCCTGGCACGCCGCGTGGGAGCCCTATGCCGACAACGACGACTTCAACTTCCTGTTCGGCCCGGACCCGTCCTGCCACATAGAAAACCCGGGAAACGAATTGATATCCGTCATAACATCATTCTGGGAGAAAAACAGTGTCCGTCCCTCCACCTTCCGCTGA
- a CDS encoding 2-hydroxyglutaryl-CoA dehydratase: protein MAIMYFAGVDLGSLTAKAVIITNGEIVCHRVIQSGYNSTENAHRVMNACLEETTLTLDDLEYIISTGYGRVNVPFAHKQVTEITCHAKGANYLFPQARTVIDIGGQDSKAMSIDGTGRVKDFVMNEKCAAGTGRFLEVMAHALEVDLDSFGSLSLTSEHPAKISSMCTVFAESEVISQIAQGLPKQDIIAGIHDAITSRVASMARRVPIADDVVLTGGVSKNVGVVRALSKNLGYDIHISELSQIAGALGAALLAREAGEKAAD from the coding sequence ATAGCTATTATGTACTTCGCCGGCGTGGACCTGGGCTCACTCACCGCCAAGGCGGTCATCATCACAAACGGGGAGATCGTCTGCCACCGGGTGATCCAGTCCGGATACAACAGCACGGAAAACGCGCACCGGGTCATGAACGCATGTCTCGAAGAGACGACGCTCACCCTCGACGACCTGGAATATATCATCTCCACCGGTTACGGCCGGGTCAATGTCCCCTTCGCCCACAAACAGGTCACGGAGATCACCTGCCACGCCAAGGGGGCGAATTATCTCTTCCCACAGGCTCGAACCGTCATAGATATCGGCGGACAGGATTCCAAGGCCATGTCCATCGACGGGACCGGCCGGGTGAAGGACTTCGTCATGAACGAAAAGTGCGCCGCCGGAACGGGGCGGTTCCTGGAGGTGATGGCCCACGCCCTGGAGGTGGATCTCGACAGCTTCGGCTCCCTCTCACTGACCTCGGAACACCCTGCGAAAATATCGAGCATGTGCACCGTCTTCGCCGAAAGCGAGGTCATCTCTCAGATCGCCCAGGGCCTCCCCAAACAGGACATCATCGCCGGCATCCACGACGCCATCACCAGCCGCGTCGCCTCCATGGCCCGCCGGGTGCCCATCGCCGACGACGTGGTCCTGACCGGCGGGGTTTCCAAGAACGTGGGCGTCGTCCGGGCGCTGTCGAAAAATCTCGGGTACGATATCCATATTTCTGAACTCTCCCAGATCGCCGGGGCCCTGGGGGCGGCGCTCCTCGCCCGGGAGGCCGGGGAAAAAGCCGCGGACTGA
- a CDS encoding Sir2 family NAD-dependent protein deacetylase, translating to MKTAKTGDVAMIEAAAKLIETSRRIIAFTGAGISTEAGIPDFRSPDTGLWETTGKLTQLIAFTSLGFRLFPGAFYRRGLPLLTTLMSAEPTRAHRFLAKLEEEGKLSAVITQNIDGLHQTAGSRTVFELHGHLRSGSCLGCGREYSLDDLATHLDKKRFPPRCEECRGVIKPKVVLFGDRLPMDDISLAFYHAARADLCIVMGSSLTVIPAAHIPAAAIESGARLIIINRTPTPLDGRADVVIRGGLEETADAITDARRGAYS from the coding sequence ATGAAAACGGCAAAAACGGGGGATGTGGCTATGATAGAGGCCGCAGCAAAGCTGATAGAGACATCCAGGCGCATAATCGCCTTTACCGGGGCGGGAATCAGCACCGAGGCGGGAATCCCCGATTTCAGGAGCCCCGACACCGGGCTGTGGGAAACCACCGGTAAGCTCACCCAGCTCATCGCGTTTACGTCACTCGGATTCCGCCTGTTTCCGGGGGCGTTCTACCGCCGGGGCCTTCCGCTGCTCACCACCCTCATGAGCGCCGAGCCCACCCGCGCCCACCGTTTTCTGGCGAAGTTGGAGGAGGAGGGAAAGCTCTCGGCGGTGATCACCCAGAATATCGATGGGCTGCACCAGACGGCGGGAAGTCGGACGGTCTTCGAGCTTCACGGCCATCTCAGGAGCGGCTCGTGCCTGGGCTGCGGCCGGGAGTACTCCCTCGACGACCTGGCCACACATCTTGACAAAAAGCGCTTCCCACCCCGCTGTGAGGAATGCAGGGGCGTCATCAAGCCAAAAGTGGTGCTCTTCGGCGATCGTCTCCCCATGGACGATATCAGTCTCGCCTTTTATCACGCGGCGAGGGCGGACCTGTGTATCGTGATGGGATCGTCACTGACGGTGATTCCCGCGGCACACATCCCTGCGGCGGCGATCGAGAGCGGCGCTCGTCTGATCATCATCAACCGCACCCCCACGCCCCTCGATGGGAGGGCGGACGTCGTCATCCGGGGGGGCCTTGAGGAGACAGCGGACGCCATCACCGACGCCCGAAGGGGTGCCTACTCGTAG
- a CDS encoding class I SAM-dependent methyltransferase has product MRCSILEGFLGEKNGIPCLHTRWDKRFALEDPMVWSRPSRLLRDHIALFPEGRALDVASGPGRNAAFLARRGFIVDAVDNSREGLLMADRLLKGAGGGIRGRVNLIQADLTEYIVKPRRYDLIVCFYYLDRGLLNELIAGLKEGGYLVFETFTKHHRGYTSKSNPDHYLDENELLGLCRGMYILFYREGIVVENRQVKAIAQIIARK; this is encoded by the coding sequence GTGCGATGTTCCATATTGGAGGGATTTCTGGGGGAAAAAAACGGCATACCGTGTCTTCATACCCGCTGGGACAAGCGTTTCGCCCTGGAGGACCCAATGGTGTGGAGTCGTCCGTCCAGATTGTTGAGGGATCATATCGCCCTGTTTCCGGAAGGCAGGGCGCTGGATGTGGCCTCGGGTCCGGGAAGAAACGCGGCGTTTCTCGCCCGCCGAGGATTCATCGTGGATGCGGTCGATAACTCCCGAGAGGGCCTCCTCATGGCCGATCGGCTCCTGAAGGGAGCGGGCGGCGGCATCAGGGGGAGGGTCAACCTGATACAGGCCGACCTGACCGAATACATAGTCAAACCCCGCCGCTATGATCTGATCGTGTGCTTTTACTACCTCGATCGCGGGCTCCTGAATGAACTGATCGCGGGGCTGAAGGAGGGCGGCTACCTGGTGTTTGAGACGTTCACGAAACACCATCGGGGATATACATCCAAGAGCAACCCCGATCATTACCTCGACGAAAACGAGCTTCTCGGCCTATGCCGTGGGATGTACATCCTGTTCTACCGGGAGGGAATCGTCGTCGAGAATCGACAGGTGAAGGCGATTGCCCAGATAATCGCCAGGAAATAG
- a CDS encoding competence/damage-inducible protein A, which translates to MSTIIITIGNEILTGHIQDTNTRWMAQRLFFLGEDLERVIIIGDDRNALSGLIRECVGRVDYLFICGGLGATPDDVTMSAVGDALERRCVVSDEALSHMEYLSTFLMEKGFIKQKMEVNDAVRKMATVIEGSTVLENKAGFCPGVTDTVGDTRIFVLPGVPQELKTIFTDQIENRYIRPNHNRFIDEIVLSEVEARIAHLIAKLNEDFPGVSVGSYPTYGAKTLVIRAVGEDEQQVRKVLEEIQSYSDSLPEL; encoded by the coding sequence ATGTCGACCATTATCATCACCATCGGAAACGAGATTCTCACCGGACACATCCAGGACACGAACACCCGATGGATGGCCCAGCGCCTGTTCTTCCTGGGCGAAGACCTTGAGCGGGTGATCATCATCGGCGACGACAGAAACGCATTGTCCGGACTGATACGGGAGTGCGTCGGTCGCGTGGACTACCTGTTCATCTGCGGCGGCCTGGGCGCCACGCCGGACGATGTGACCATGAGTGCCGTGGGGGACGCCCTGGAGAGAAGGTGTGTGGTATCCGACGAGGCCCTGAGTCACATGGAATATCTCTCGACGTTTCTCATGGAGAAGGGATTTATCAAACAGAAGATGGAGGTAAACGACGCCGTCAGAAAGATGGCGACGGTCATAGAAGGCTCGACGGTGCTGGAGAACAAAGCCGGCTTCTGCCCCGGCGTGACCGATACCGTGGGGGATACCCGCATCTTCGTGCTTCCCGGGGTGCCCCAGGAGCTCAAGACCATCTTCACCGACCAGATAGAAAACAGGTACATACGGCCGAACCACAATCGCTTTATTGACGAGATCGTCCTGTCCGAGGTGGAGGCCCGTATCGCCCACCTGATAGCCAAGCTCAACGAGGATTTTCCCGGCGTGTCGGTCGGATCGTATCCGACATACGGCGCCAAAACCCTGGTCATCCGGGCCGTGGGCGAAGATGAACAGCAGGTGAGAAAGGTCCTCGAGGAGATACAGAGCTATTCCGACTCGCTGCCGGAGTTATAG
- a CDS encoding site-2 protease family protein, with protein sequence MKWSFKIGSIFSIPIKVHITFLILLLFVALVGDDLHQSIYGVLFVILVFFCVIIHELSHSLVAIHFGHRVRSIILLPIGGMAQMDEIPDDPKQEILISIAGPLASIAVSGILLGVLAATETPITFWSGESFFDGNLVLNLFWINLILAAFNIIPAFPMDGGRVLRGILGMFMEHMKATRIAVFIGQMLAIVLFLTGILYNWWLALIAVFIYIGAEGEERVWAMRTALADAPVKEVMLKDFVSFSPNDTIKTASEAFLHTLQGNFPVLFGDSLIGVLTREDIIQGIAEGREADRIADVMNREFDVTTENTKLVTLYKEMSEKRISMMPVMRQDTLVGIVTMEQIGRYHMLSAARSAR encoded by the coding sequence ATGAAATGGTCATTCAAGATCGGTTCCATCTTCTCCATACCGATCAAGGTACATATCACGTTTCTCATCCTGCTGCTGTTCGTGGCCCTGGTGGGGGATGATCTTCACCAGAGCATCTACGGCGTTCTGTTTGTGATACTCGTGTTTTTCTGCGTTATTATTCATGAGCTTTCCCACAGCCTGGTGGCGATTCACTTCGGCCACCGGGTTCGCTCGATCATCCTCCTTCCCATCGGGGGCATGGCGCAGATGGACGAGATACCCGACGATCCGAAGCAGGAGATTCTCATCTCCATTGCCGGTCCCCTGGCCAGCATCGCCGTGTCGGGGATTTTGCTGGGCGTGCTCGCGGCGACGGAGACTCCCATTACATTCTGGAGCGGGGAGTCGTTTTTCGACGGGAATCTGGTGCTGAACCTGTTCTGGATCAACCTGATTCTGGCGGCTTTCAATATCATACCCGCCTTCCCTATGGACGGGGGACGGGTTCTGCGGGGCATCCTGGGTATGTTCATGGAGCACATGAAAGCCACCCGCATCGCCGTGTTCATCGGGCAGATGCTGGCCATCGTCCTCTTTTTGACCGGGATACTCTATAACTGGTGGCTGGCATTGATCGCCGTGTTTATATACATCGGCGCCGAGGGCGAGGAGCGTGTCTGGGCCATGCGCACGGCCCTGGCCGACGCGCCGGTAAAAGAGGTGATGCTGAAGGATTTTGTCTCGTTTTCCCCGAACGACACCATCAAGACGGCATCGGAGGCCTTTCTGCATACGCTTCAGGGGAATTTCCCGGTGCTTTTCGGGGATTCCCTCATCGGCGTGCTTACCCGGGAGGATATCATACAGGGAATCGCCGAGGGGAGGGAGGCCGACCGTATCGCCGATGTGATGAACAGGGAATTCGACGTCACCACGGAAAATACGAAGTTGGTTACGCTTTACAAGGAGATGAGCGAAAAGCGCATCTCCATGATGCCGGTGATGCGACAGGATACACTTGTGGGAATCGTCACCATGGAACAGATCGGTCGGTACCACATGCTGTCCGCGGCCCGGAGCGCTCGCTGA
- a CDS encoding DUF3795 domain-containing protein: MDRMIAFCGLICTDCPAYQATQADDLAGAQETAALWSKEYGVNVQVEDVWCDGCLVEGKKCAHCAVCAVRKCAVKRGVVHCGACADFACGTIEQIFAVAPEAREVLEAEGKKG, encoded by the coding sequence ATGGATCGAATGATTGCATTCTGTGGATTGATATGCACCGATTGCCCCGCCTACCAGGCAACCCAGGCCGACGATCTTGCCGGTGCACAGGAAACGGCGGCACTCTGGTCGAAGGAGTACGGCGTGAACGTGCAGGTTGAAGACGTCTGGTGCGACGGCTGCCTGGTTGAGGGGAAGAAGTGCGCCCACTGTGCCGTGTGCGCCGTCCGGAAGTGCGCGGTGAAGCGGGGTGTTGTGCACTGCGGCGCCTGCGCCGATTTTGCCTGCGGCACCATTGAGCAGATATTCGCCGTAGCGCCGGAGGCCCGGGAGGTACTGGAGGCGGAGGGAAAAAAGGGATAA
- a CDS encoding acetate uptake transporter, with protein MAQDITKVEVAGFESLSPADPGPLGLNCFALTTFLLSMHNAGIIGGNAAHVWLTSALIFGGLAQILAGMWEYKTRNVFGATAFVSYGSFWVSLALIPIFFTKGLISAEVESARMILAWFLTAWTIFTFYMWIGSIKTNKALLVTFTLLLVTFILLDIGHFGDPKFNMIGGYVGVATAVAAWYTSAAGIINTTFGKVVLPIGPAKK; from the coding sequence ATGGCACAAGACATTACCAAGGTTGAAGTTGCGGGTTTCGAGAGCCTGTCTCCCGCGGATCCGGGTCCCCTGGGGCTGAACTGTTTCGCCCTGACGACCTTCCTGTTGAGCATGCACAACGCCGGCATCATCGGTGGTAACGCCGCCCACGTGTGGCTCACCTCGGCACTGATATTCGGCGGCCTTGCCCAGATCCTGGCGGGCATGTGGGAGTATAAGACAAGAAACGTCTTCGGCGCCACCGCCTTCGTCTCCTATGGCAGCTTCTGGGTGAGCCTGGCACTCATCCCGATCTTCTTCACGAAGGGCCTGATTTCCGCAGAAGTCGAAAGCGCCAGAATGATCCTGGCCTGGTTCCTGACGGCGTGGACCATCTTCACGTTCTACATGTGGATCGGCAGCATCAAGACCAACAAGGCGCTGCTGGTCACCTTCACCCTGCTCCTGGTGACATTCATCCTGCTCGATATCGGCCACTTCGGCGACCCGAAATTCAACATGATCGGCGGATACGTGGGTGTTGCCACGGCCGTAGCCGCCTGGTATACCTCCGCCGCGGGCATCATCAACACCACCTTCGGAAAGGTCGTACTCCCCATCGGGCCGGCCAAGAAGTAA